The Streptomyces sp. ICC1 DNA window GAGGCCCCCGTCCTGCAGGATGCGCCGGGCGTCGAGGGCGATGGGCACCTCGCTGCCGGTGGCGATGAGGATGGCCTCGGGGCGGCCGCCGTCGGCCTCGGCCAGGACGTAGCCGCCTCGCGCCGCGCCTTCGGCGGGGGACAGTCCGCTCTCCCCGCCGCGTTCCAGGACGGGCAGGTTCTGCCGGGACAGGCACAGGCCCGCCGGGCGGTCGTCGTTCTCCAGGATGGTGCGCCAGGCGATGACGGTCTCGTTGGCGTCGGCGGGCCGGACCACGTCCAGGCCGGGGATGGCGCGCAGCGACCAGAGGTGCTCGATCGGCTGGTGGGTGGGGCCGTCCTCGCCGAGTCCGATGGAGTCGTGGGTCCAGACGTAGGTGACGGGCAGCTTCATCATGGCCGCGAGGCGGACGGCGGGGCGCATGTAGTCGGAGAAGACGAGGAAGGTGCCGCCGTAGGGGCGGGTCCCACCGTGCAGGGCGATGCCGTTGAGGATGGCGCCCATGGCGTGCTCGCGGATGCCGAAGTGCAGGGTCCGGCCGTACTGGTGGCCGGAGTAGGCCTCGGTCGACAGTTCCTCGGGGATGAAGGACGGTTCGCCCTTCATGGTGGTGAGGTTGGACTCGGCGAGGTCCGCGGAGCCGCCCCACAGTTCGGGCAGTACGGAGGCCAGCGCGTTCAGCACCTCGCCCGACGCCTTGCGGGTGGCGATCTGGCCGCCGGCGGGGAAGACCGGCAGGTGCTCCTGCCAGCCCTCGGGCAGCCGGCGCTCGGAGAGCCGGTCGAAGAGCTCGGCGCGGTCGGGGTTCAGGGCGCGCCAGTCGGCGAGGGTCTTGTCCCACTGGCGGTGCGCCTCGGCTCCGCGGTCGGCCACCTGGCGGGCGTGGGCCAGGACTTCGGCGGGGACCTGGAAGGAGAGGGAGGGGTCGAGGCCCATCGCGGCCTTGGCGCCGGCGGCCTCCTCGGCGCCGAGGGCGGATCCGTGGATGCCGCCGGTGTTGCGCTTCTTCGGCGCGGGCCAGCCGATGATCGTGCGCAGCGATACGAGGGAGGGTCGGTCGGTGGTCTCGCGGGCCGTGGTGAGCGCCCGGTGCAGGGCCCGCACGTCCTCGCGGTACTCGCCTCCGGCGGTCCAGTCGACCTCCTGGACGTGCCAGCCGTACGCGCGGTAGCGGGCGAGGGTGTCCTCGGAGTGCGCGATCTGCCGGTCGTCCTCGATGGAGATGCGGTTCTCGTCGTAGAGGACGACGAGGTTGCCCAGGCGCTGGTGGCCGGCGAGCGAGCTGGCCTCGTGCGCGACGCCCTCCTCCAGGTCCCCCTCGGAGGCGATGGCCCAGACGGTGTGGTCGAAGGGGCTCTCACCCGCGCGCGCCTCCGGGTCGAACAGGCCGCGCTCGCGGCGGGCGGCCATGGCCATGCCCACGGCGTTGGCGAGGCCCTGGCCGAGGGGGCCGGTGGTGGTCTCCACGCCGGGGGTGTGCCCGTACTCGGGGTGCGCGGGGGTCAGACTGCCCTCGGTGCGCAGGCCCTTGAGGTCGTCGAGGGTGAGCCCGTAGCCCGACAGGTAGAGCTGCGTGTAGAGGGTCAGGCTGGCGTGGCCGCAGGACAGGACGAAGCGGTCGCGGCCGGCCCAGCGCGGGTCCCGCGGGTCGTGCCGCAGGAGCTGCTGGAAGAGCAGGTACGCGGCCGGCGCGAGGCTCATGGCGGTGCCGGGGTGGCCGTGGCCGGCCGCCTCGACGGCGTCCACGGTCAGCGCGCGGGCGACCTCGACGGCCCGGCGGTCGGCGTCCTCCCAGAGCAGGGCGGGCGCGGTGCCCTGCGGGGCTGTGGCGACGGTCATCTCAGGCCTTCCTGTTCGGGGGATACGGGGACGGGTCGGGTGCGGATGCGAGTGCGAGTGCGACTGCCCCGGCGGGTACGGGGACTGCGGCGCGGGCACCGGGGACTGCGGCGCGGGCACGGGGAACTGCGGCCCCGGCGGGACCCGCGGCGGGCAGCAGGAGCGGGGCCGGGAAGGGGAACCGGGCCGCTGCGCCCGCCGCGGCGCGGGCGCAGCGGCGCGCGCGGGCGCGGGCGTAGCGGACGGCGGGCCGGGTCACCGGCTCAGCCGCTCGTAGGCCGCGGCGAGGAGGGCCTCGTCCGGGGCGGTGAGCAGGGCGGGGCGGCCGATGGCGTCGAGGACGACCAGGCGCAGCCGGTTGCCGCGGGTCTTCTTGTCGATGCTCATCGCGTCGCGCAGCGGCGCCCAGGCCCCGGTGTGGCCGGTGGGCAGGCCGGCGGCGGCGAGGAGGGTGCGGTGGCGCTGCGCCTCGGCGGCGGACAGCCGGCCGTCGAGGCGGGCGAGTTCGGCGGCGAAGACCATGCCGGCGGCCACCGCGTGGCCGTGGCGGACGCGGTAGCCGGCGACGCGCTCGATGGCGTGGCCGAGGGTGTGGCCGTAGTTGAGGTGTTCGCGGCGGCCGTCTTCCCTGAAGTCCTCGGTGACGACCTCCGCCTTGACGCGGATGGCGCGTTCCACGAGCTCGCGGGTGTGGAAGGCGCCGGCCGGGTCCTCCTCGACCAGGCGCAGGATCTCCGGGTCGGCGATGAAGCCGGCCTTGATGACCTCGGCGAGGCCGCTGGCGTAGTCGGCGGGGGGCAGGGTGTCCAGCAGGTCCAGGTCGCACAGGACCCCGGCGGGCGGGTGGAAGGCGCCGACGAGGTTCTTGCCCTGGGGCAGGTTGACGGCGGTCTTCCCGCCGATGGCGGCGTCGACCATGCCGAGCAGGGTGGTCGGCACGAGCACGAGCCGTACGCCGCGCAGCCAGCCGGCGGCGGCGAAACCGGCGAGGTCGGTGGTGGCCCCGCCGCCGACGGCCACGACGGCGTCGGAACGGGTGAACCCGGCGTCCGCGAGGGCTCGCCACAGGCCCACCACGACGGTCATGTCCTTGGCGGCTTCGCCCTCGGGCACTTCGAGGGAGACGACGATGCGTCCCTCGTCGGTGAGTTCGCGTGCGATCGCGCGGGCCGTGGTCAGCAGGGTCCTGGAGTGGACGACGGCCACCCGCAGCGGTCCGGCGCCCAGCACGCGGCCGGTCTCGCCGGTCAGGCCGCGGCCCACTACGGCCTCGTACGGCCGTTCGCCGCCGATGGGGATGCGGGTGCGTCCCGTGGTGCTTCCCGTCGGGCTCCCCGCCAGGGTCGGGGCGCTCACCGGACGGCCAGGTTCTCGAGGTAGCCCCGGTGGTTGCGGGAGGTCTCGGCGAGGGAGTCGCCGCCGAACTTCTCCAGCGCGGCGTGGGCGAGGACCAGCGCGGTCATGGCCTCGGCGACGACGGCCGCGGCGGGCACCGCGCAGACGTCGGAGCGCTGGTGGTGGGCGGCGGCTGGCTCGCCGGTGGCGACGTCGATCGTGGCCAGGGCGCGCGGCACGGTGGCGATGGGCTTCATCGCGGCGCGCACGCGCAGCGGTTCGCCGGTGGTCATGCCGCCTTCGACGCCGCCGGAGCGGGCGGTGCGGCGGCGGATGCCGTCCTCGCCCCGCTCGATCTCGTCGTGCGCCAGGGAGCCGGGGACCCGGGCGAGGCCGAAGCCGTCGCCGAACTCGACGCCCTTGATGGCCTGGATGCCCATGAGGGCGGCGGCCAGCCGGGAGTCGATGCGCCGGTCGCCGTGGACGTGGCTGCCCAGGCCCGGCGGCAGCCCGTAGGCGAGGACCTCGACGACTCCGCCGAGGGTGTCCCCGTCCTGGTGGGCCCGGTCGACCTCGGCGACCATGGCGGCGGAGGCCTCGGGGTCGAGGCAGCGCACCGGGTCGGAGTCGACGCGTTCGGTGTCGCCGGGGCCGGGCACCACGCCCTCGGGGGCGGCGGCCGCGCCGAGGGAGACGACGTGGCTGACGACGGTGATCCCGTACGCCTGCCACAGGAGGGCGCGGGCGACCTCTCCGAGGGCGACGCGGGCGGCGGTCTCGCGGGCGCTGGCCCGCTCCAGCACCGGCCGGGCGTCGTCGAATCCGTACTTCTGCATGCCGGCGAGGTCGGCGTGGCCGGGTCGGGGGCGGGAGAGCGGGGCGTTGCGCGCCCGGCCGGCGAGGACTTCCGCGTCGACGGGGTCGGCGGACATCACCGTCTGCCACTTGGGCCATTCGGTGTTGCCGATCTGGATCGAGACCGGTCCGCCCTGGGTGAGGCCGTGGCGGACGCCGCCGAGGAAGGCCACCTCGTCCCGCTCGAAGGCCATCCGGGCGCCCCGGCCGTGGCCGAGGCGGCGGCGGGCCAGGGAGTCGGCGACCGCTTTGGTGGAGATCTCCACTCCGGCGGGCAGGCCTTCGAGGACGGCGGTGAGTGCGGGGCCGTGCGATTCGCCCGCGGTGAGCCATCGCAAAGTGCTCAAGGGTGATCCTCTGTCGTGCGGCGCGCGCTGCGCCGGCGGGGTGTGCGGTGCGGGGGGCGGTGCCGTGTGCGGCGGGGGCGGTGCCGTGTGCGCTTCGACGACGCCCGCTCGCACTACGCGGAGGCGCTCGCCACGGCCCGGGTGGGCCAGGTCGCCGGCCAACTCGGCGGTGTAGAAGGCGACGTTGCGGGCGAAGTGCGGATCCTGGAGGTCCGCCGCCCGGCGCGCGTGCCGGGCCGCGCGGGCGTGCTCGCCGAGCGCCGCCCAGCAGCGGGACTCCAGGGACTCCAGCTCGGCCTCGCCGAAGAAGGACATCCACTCCGGGTCCGCCGCCGCGGGGCCCCGCGAGAACTCCGTGTGCGCCCGGGTCAGCGCCTCCTCGCAGGCCTTGCGGTCCGCGAGCCCCGCCCAGCCCCCGGCCTCCCGCAGGGCCAGCAGGGACAGCAGCCGCGGGGACCCGAGGGCCCGGGCGGCGCGGCGGCCCGCCTGGGCCGCCCGTACCGACTCGCGGGGACGCCCGCAGTCCCGGGCGAGGAAGGCCATGTTGCTGAACGCGTGGGCCTCCAGGGCGGCGTCCCCCGCCACCCGGGCCGTGGCGAGCGCCTCCGCGTAGTGCGAGCGGGCGTCGTCGAAGCGGCCCGAGTCGTGTGCGAGCCAGCCGACCGAGACGGCCAGCTCGCCCGCGCCCGCGTGCAGCCGGTCCTCGGTGGACTGGCGGGTGGCCCCCGCGTCGAGCAACGCGTAGGCGGTGCGCAGCGGTTCCGCGGCCCGCCGGTACAGGGCGTCCGCCCCGTGCCGGTCGTCCAGCAGCCGGATCTGGCGTACGGCGTCCTCGACCGCGGCCGCCTCGGACTCGCCGGCGCGGGAGGGGAGCCGGCGGGTGTCGCCGAGCAGGGTGAGGCTGAGCGTCGCGGCCGCCACGGTCGCGGAGCCGCCCGCCATGAACGCGCGACGCAGCACGTCGCTCTCCTTGGAACGCGAAGGGGAACCGGCGGTGGGGCGCCGGGTGAAGGGGGAGAACGGCGAGGAGGGCGAGGGACGTTCGCGCTGCGCGAGCCGGCCGCGGACGCTCTCGCGCGGGGAGAAGCCGAGATCGGCCAGGGTGCGGCCGGGGAACATGTGGAGGAAGACCCGCTCGTAGGCGTAGTTGGGGCAGCGGATCTCGCCGGACTCGACCCGGCCGACGTAACGGGCGTCGCAGGAAACCGTTTCTCCGATTTCCTTCGCCGCCCTGCGCACCATCGCGGCGAACTCGGCCGGGGAGTGCTGACCGCGCAGCCGCCGGAAGGGGGTGTTGGGTGAGTGGGGGGACGCCGCCATCAGTTCCCTTGCTCTCTGGTAGTTTCCCTCTGCCCCGCTAAGGGGTCGGCTCGGGCTGGACCGCAGCCCTCGGGTTGGAAGCCCCCCTCCGTGTAGGTGGGGGAGCGGAGTCACGGACGTGGCCTCTCTGGCTGCGAACCATCCCCATGACGGGTGAGCTTCAGCGGCATGAAAGTACCGCTGGAGCTGGGATGCCCACCCCGGGTTTGGCTACAAAACGGATATCTCACCCGCGATCCGCCATGAACTGCCATCCTTTGCAGCGTCTTGCCGCCGCACCTGTTGACGCCCCCGTGCGTTGAACCCATGCGGAGTGGGAGGAAGCTTCCTGGCTTCCGGCATCCACTCCCGCGAGGTTCGTACGCGGATCGAGGAGGGGTTCCCTTGGTGGAGGGCGGCATGGAGAGCACTGGAACGAACACCGCGCCCGAGCCCGGCGCGCCCCTGATCACCGGCTCATACCTGATCACCGGCGCGCCCTCGGTCGCCGGAGCCCCGGACCTCGTCACCGTGCCCACCCGGCAGGGCCTGGAGGCCGTCGACATCATCCGCCGGGCCGCCGGCCAGGCCAGCGCCAGCCGGGCCGGCGGCGTCGGCCCGGTCCTGCACGACGGCTCCGGCAGCACCCTCGGCTTCCTCGTCCCGCCCGGCACCGCCGACGCCTGGGACCTCCCGGGCAGCGCCTGTACGCACACCAACGGGCGCGGCATGCGCTTCGGCGACACCTCGCCGACCGCGGGCGACACCGGCTGGCTGCTGCCGCCGGAGGCCGTCGGGCCGGTCACCGATCCGGAGGTGCTGCGCGCGGCACTCGGCGAGGCGGCCCGGCTGATCGAGGCCGCCGACAACTGCCGCTGACCCCCCACGGTCCCTGACCAGCCATAATGAGGACGTGGCAGGCAAGGGCAAGGACAAGCGGCGCGGGCGCGACACCTCCGAGGCGCAGCTCGGGCAGGTGGACGGCGGCCAGGCCGTGCTGGAGCCCGACCGGGAGCGGTCGCGCGCCTGGACCCTGCTGATCGACGGCGCCCCGCAGTCGCACGTGGACCTGGACGACCCCGGACACCTGGACTTCTCCTACCAGCGCCGGATCGGCCACCTGATCGACCTCGTCGCGCCCGCCCGCCAGCCCCTGAACGTCCTCCACCTCGGCGGCGGCGCCTTCACCCTCGCGCGCTACACGGCCGCCGCGCGCCCCCGCTCGACGCAGCAGGTCGTGGAGATCGACGCCGGGCTCGTGGCCTTCGTACGGGAGCACCTGCCGCTGGACCCGCAGGCGCGCATCCGGGTCCGGTCGGTCGACGCCCGGGCCGGGCTGGCCAAGATCCCCGACGGCTGGGCCGACCTGGTGATCGCGGACGTGTTCAGCGGCGCCCGCACCCCCGCGCACCTGACGAGCACCGAGTTCCTGGACGACGTACGCCGGGCCCTGGCGCCGGGCGGCTGGTACGTGGCGAACCTCGCGGACGGGCCGCCCCTCACCCACCTGCGGGGCCAGATCGCGACGGCCGCGTCGCGCTTCACGGAGCTGGCGCTCGCCGCCGATCCGGTGGTGTGGCGGGGCAAACGATTCGGCAACGCCGTCCTGGTGGCCGCCGACCGTGAGCTCCCGCTCGCCGAGTTCACCCGCCGCGTCGCGAGCGACCCGCACCCCGGCCGGGTCGAACACGGCCGCGCCCTCATCGATTTCGCGGGCGGCGCCGTCCCCGTCTCGGACGCCTCGGCGGTCGCCTCGCCGGAGCCCCCGCCGTCGGTCTTCCGCTGACCCTCGGCTCGGGGGTCGCTCAGCTCGGGGGTCGCTCGGCTCAGGGGTCGACGATCTCCACCAGCGGGGGGTGGTCGTGCCACGTGCAGAACACCGACACCTCCCGGCCGTCGCGGGTGAAGGTGACGCGGATCCAGGACTCGTGCTTCCACACCTGCATCCGCCAGCCGGCCGCCGGGGTCGCCGAGACCAGCTCGCCCGAGGAGGCGCCGAGGTCGAAGACGACCCGCCCGCCGGAGACGCTGTACGACTTCACGTTCCCGCTCGCGCCCGCGCCGCCCTGACCGTTCGAACGCGCGGCGGGCGCCGGCCGCGACGGCGGCGTCGACGCCTTGGCGGAGGCGGACGGGGCGGACTCCGAGGGGGACGCCGGGGCGGAGGCCGAGGGCGAGGAGGACGGGTCCGGGTCCGGGGGCAGCGCCTGGTGCGTCGAGGAGGAGAGCGGCCGCGTGGTCAGCGGCACCGCGAGCGGGGGATCGTAGGCCGTGCCGGACATGACCGTGTGCACGCCCCACCACGACAGCGTCACCGCAGCCCCGGTCGCCAGCGTCCACGCTCCCGCATGGCTGACTGCTCTACCGACATGTCCTCGTCGCATCGGGGGACATCCTGCCCCACCCGTCCCAGACCTGGACCGGCACCCTCGGGCATCCCCCGAATGGGCTACGGTGCGGGCCATGGCTAGTGTGCTCGTGGTCGAGGACGACCAGTTCGTACGTTCCGCCCTCATCCGGCACCTGACCGAGGCCTCGCACACCGTGCGCAGCGTCGGCACCGCCCTGGAGGCACTGCGCGAGGTCGCGCACCACCGCTTCGACGTGGTCATCCTCGACCTCGGGCTGCCCGACCTGGACGGGTCCGAGGCGCTGAAGATGCTGCGCGGCATCACCGATGTGCCCGTGATCATCGCGACTGCCCGGGACGACGAGGCGGAGATCGTCCGGCTGCTCAACGACGGCGCCGACGACTA harbors:
- the tkt gene encoding transketolase; this encodes MTVATAPQGTAPALLWEDADRRAVEVARALTVDAVEAAGHGHPGTAMSLAPAAYLLFQQLLRHDPRDPRWAGRDRFVLSCGHASLTLYTQLYLSGYGLTLDDLKGLRTEGSLTPAHPEYGHTPGVETTTGPLGQGLANAVGMAMAARRERGLFDPEARAGESPFDHTVWAIASEGDLEEGVAHEASSLAGHQRLGNLVVLYDENRISIEDDRQIAHSEDTLARYRAYGWHVQEVDWTAGGEYREDVRALHRALTTARETTDRPSLVSLRTIIGWPAPKKRNTGGIHGSALGAEEAAGAKAAMGLDPSLSFQVPAEVLAHARQVADRGAEAHRQWDKTLADWRALNPDRAELFDRLSERRLPEGWQEHLPVFPAGGQIATRKASGEVLNALASVLPELWGGSADLAESNLTTMKGEPSFIPEELSTEAYSGHQYGRTLHFGIREHAMGAILNGIALHGGTRPYGGTFLVFSDYMRPAVRLAAMMKLPVTYVWTHDSIGLGEDGPTHQPIEHLWSLRAIPGLDVVRPADANETVIAWRTILENDDRPAGLCLSRQNLPVLERGGESGLSPAEGAARGGYVLAEADGGRPEAILIATGSEVPIALDARRILQDGGLATRVVSMPCLEWFQAQEEAYREEVLPSGVEARVSVEAGSSLGWYALVGAAGTSLGIDSFGASAPYQSLYELHGLTAPKVAAAARASFERAARRNSTVR
- the aroB gene encoding 3-dehydroquinate synthase — translated: MSAPTLAGSPTGSTTGRTRIPIGGERPYEAVVGRGLTGETGRVLGAGPLRVAVVHSRTLLTTARAIARELTDEGRIVVSLEVPEGEAAKDMTVVVGLWRALADAGFTRSDAVVAVGGGATTDLAGFAAAGWLRGVRLVLVPTTLLGMVDAAIGGKTAVNLPQGKNLVGAFHPPAGVLCDLDLLDTLPPADYASGLAEVIKAGFIADPEILRLVEEDPAGAFHTRELVERAIRVKAEVVTEDFREDGRREHLNYGHTLGHAIERVAGYRVRHGHAVAAGMVFAAELARLDGRLSAAEAQRHRTLLAAAGLPTGHTGAWAPLRDAMSIDKKTRGNRLRLVVLDAIGRPALLTAPDEALLAAAYERLSR
- the aroC gene encoding chorismate synthase — encoded protein: MSTLRWLTAGESHGPALTAVLEGLPAGVEISTKAVADSLARRRLGHGRGARMAFERDEVAFLGGVRHGLTQGGPVSIQIGNTEWPKWQTVMSADPVDAEVLAGRARNAPLSRPRPGHADLAGMQKYGFDDARPVLERASARETAARVALGEVARALLWQAYGITVVSHVVSLGAAAAPEGVVPGPGDTERVDSDPVRCLDPEASAAMVAEVDRAHQDGDTLGGVVEVLAYGLPPGLGSHVHGDRRIDSRLAAALMGIQAIKGVEFGDGFGLARVPGSLAHDEIERGEDGIRRRTARSGGVEGGMTTGEPLRVRAAMKPIATVPRALATIDVATGEPAAAHHQRSDVCAVPAAAVVAEAMTALVLAHAALEKFGGDSLAETSRNHRGYLENLAVR
- a CDS encoding fused MFS/spermidine synthase; the protein is MAGKGKDKRRGRDTSEAQLGQVDGGQAVLEPDRERSRAWTLLIDGAPQSHVDLDDPGHLDFSYQRRIGHLIDLVAPARQPLNVLHLGGGAFTLARYTAAARPRSTQQVVEIDAGLVAFVREHLPLDPQARIRVRSVDARAGLAKIPDGWADLVIADVFSGARTPAHLTSTEFLDDVRRALAPGGWYVANLADGPPLTHLRGQIATAASRFTELALAADPVVWRGKRFGNAVLVAADRELPLAEFTRRVASDPHPGRVEHGRALIDFAGGAVPVSDASAVASPEPPPSVFR